In a genomic window of Streptomyces sp. NBC_01142:
- the argF gene encoding ornithine carbamoyltransferase gives MAIQLEGRHLLKELDFTAEEFRGLIDLAADLKAAKRAGAEVQRLRGKNIALIFEKSSTRTRCSFEVAAADQGASTTYIDPAGSHIGSKESAKDTARVLGRLFDAIEYRGDGQAMVEELAAFAGVPVYNGLTDAWHPTQMLADVLTMTEHSDKPLDRITFAYLGDARFNMGNSYLVTGALLGMDVRIVAPRSYWPAEEIVTEARAAAEVSGARITLTEDIAEGVRGADFVATDVWVSMGEPKEIWDERIKVLGPYAVTMDVLRATGNAEVKFLHCLPAFHDLGTKVGREIHESHGLTELEVTDEVFESDHSIVFDEAENRMHTIKAVLVATLTGELAASE, from the coding sequence ATGGCGATACAACTCGAAGGCCGCCACCTCCTCAAGGAGCTGGACTTCACCGCCGAGGAGTTCCGCGGTCTGATCGATCTGGCCGCCGATCTCAAGGCCGCCAAGCGAGCGGGCGCCGAGGTCCAGCGGCTGCGCGGCAAGAACATCGCGCTGATCTTCGAGAAGTCGTCCACCCGTACGCGCTGTTCCTTCGAGGTCGCGGCCGCGGACCAGGGCGCGTCGACGACCTACATCGACCCGGCCGGCTCACACATCGGCAGCAAGGAGTCCGCCAAGGACACTGCCCGGGTGCTCGGCCGGCTGTTCGACGCCATCGAGTACCGCGGCGATGGCCAGGCAATGGTCGAGGAGCTCGCCGCGTTCGCCGGGGTCCCGGTCTACAACGGCCTCACTGATGCCTGGCACCCCACCCAGATGCTCGCCGACGTGCTCACCATGACCGAGCACAGCGACAAGCCGCTCGACCGGATCACCTTCGCGTACCTCGGCGACGCCCGCTTCAACATGGGCAACTCCTACCTGGTCACCGGTGCGCTGCTCGGCATGGACGTACGGATCGTCGCGCCCAGGTCCTACTGGCCGGCCGAGGAGATCGTCACCGAGGCCCGCGCGGCCGCCGAGGTCAGCGGTGCCCGGATCACCCTCACCGAGGACATCGCCGAGGGCGTCCGGGGCGCGGACTTCGTCGCCACCGACGTCTGGGTCTCGATGGGCGAGCCCAAGGAGATCTGGGACGAGCGCATCAAGGTGCTCGGCCCGTACGCCGTGACGATGGATGTGCTGCGCGCCACCGGCAACGCGGAAGTGAAGTTCCTGCACTGCCTTCCCGCATTCCACGACCTGGGTACCAAGGTCGGCCGCGAGATCCACGAGAGTCACGGCCTGACCGAACTCGAAGTCACCGACGAGGTCTTCGAGTCGGACCACTCGATCGTCTTCGACGAGGCGGAGAACCGGATGCACACGATCAAAGCCGTCCTGGTGGCCACCCTGACCGGGGAGCTCGCCGCATCGGAGTAG
- a CDS encoding amino acid permease, translating into MRIKSPAQLVADSGADTEGHGLKRTMGLFQLVCFGVGAIVGTGIFVGLSDSVSEAGPAVVVSFVLAAITCIFTAFSFAELGSAIPVSGSSYSFAYATLGERVAFLVGWCLLLEYGISVSAVAVGWGQYLNELLNSVVGWQLPTALAGPPGGGGIVNIPAVVVILLAALLLVRGIRESARATAAMAIVKIAILFLFCAIAFTAYTSDNLSPFSPHHLAGVTSGASLAFFSYIGFDAITTAGEEVKNPRRNIPLAIMICIGIVTLLYGLVALAAIGAMSADDVADKPAALSLIVNQVTESTVGGGVIAFGAVVAIASVVLAVMYGQTRILMSMSRDGLIPRVFGRVSAKTSTPVANTWIVAAVFAIPAAVVPLDVVMNLTTIGTLAVMATVNIAVIALRRRYPGTETKFRVPLYPLSPVLGVIFCLYLIWGTGWTTWVQFAVFLLVGAVVYALYGRRHSRLAGTGTAGPDASGPHASGSDRSDAEPSDSELVSSSSGA; encoded by the coding sequence ATGCGCATCAAGAGCCCCGCCCAGCTAGTCGCCGATTCCGGCGCGGACACCGAGGGCCACGGCCTCAAGAGAACGATGGGCCTCTTCCAGCTCGTGTGCTTCGGCGTCGGCGCCATCGTCGGTACGGGCATCTTCGTCGGCCTCTCCGACAGCGTCTCCGAAGCCGGTCCCGCCGTTGTCGTCTCGTTCGTCCTGGCCGCGATCACCTGCATCTTCACCGCGTTCTCCTTCGCCGAGCTGGGCAGCGCGATACCGGTCTCCGGCAGTTCGTACTCCTTCGCCTACGCCACGCTCGGCGAACGGGTCGCCTTCCTCGTCGGGTGGTGCCTGCTGCTGGAGTACGGCATATCCGTCTCCGCGGTCGCCGTCGGCTGGGGCCAGTACCTCAACGAACTGCTGAACAGCGTCGTCGGCTGGCAGCTGCCCACCGCGCTCGCCGGCCCGCCCGGCGGCGGCGGCATCGTCAACATTCCCGCCGTCGTGGTGATACTCCTGGCCGCGCTGCTGCTGGTGCGCGGCATCCGTGAGAGCGCCCGCGCCACCGCCGCCATGGCCATCGTGAAGATCGCGATCCTGTTCCTCTTCTGCGCCATCGCCTTCACCGCGTACACGTCGGACAACCTCTCGCCGTTCTCCCCGCACCACCTGGCGGGAGTCACCTCCGGCGCGTCGCTCGCGTTCTTCTCGTACATCGGCTTCGACGCGATCACGACGGCGGGTGAGGAGGTCAAGAACCCGCGGCGCAACATCCCGCTCGCGATCATGATCTGCATCGGCATCGTCACGCTGCTCTACGGTCTGGTCGCCCTCGCCGCGATCGGCGCGATGTCCGCCGACGATGTCGCCGACAAGCCGGCCGCCCTCTCGCTGATCGTCAACCAGGTCACCGAGTCGACCGTCGGCGGCGGCGTCATCGCCTTCGGCGCGGTGGTCGCCATCGCCTCCGTCGTCCTTGCCGTGATGTACGGCCAGACCCGCATCCTGATGTCGATGTCCCGTGACGGTCTGATCCCGCGGGTCTTCGGGCGCGTCTCCGCGAAGACCTCGACGCCCGTCGCCAACACCTGGATCGTCGCCGCGGTCTTCGCGATACCGGCCGCCGTCGTCCCGCTCGACGTGGTGATGAATCTGACGACCATCGGCACGCTCGCCGTCATGGCCACCGTCAATATCGCGGTGATCGCGCTGCGCCGCCGCTACCCGGGGACGGAAACCAAGTTCCGGGTGCCGCTGTATCCGCTCAGCCCGGTGCTGGGCGTGATCTTCTGTCTGTATCTCATCTGGGGCACGGGCTGGACGACGTGGGTCCAGTTCGCGGTGTTTCTGCTGGTCGGCGCGGTGGTGTACGCGCTGTACGGCCGCCGCCACTCGCGCCTGGCGGGTACCGGCACGGCGGGCCCCGATGCGTCCGGCCCCCATGCGTCCGGTTCCGATCGGTCCGACGCCGAGCCGTCCGACTCCGAGCTGGTCAGCTCCTCGTCAGGAGCGTGA
- a CDS encoding ATP-binding protein, whose protein sequence is MLETSGPASWRIALPHSTAAVPIARALIRTALAEIEVSADSDTAELLTAELVANAVEHTRGGSPIQLVVELLSTGCQVEVHDSDPAPPGDLSLPAPGSEPDPWQEHGRGLLLLRALSSECGHRMTAAGKAVWFTLLTRS, encoded by the coding sequence TTGCTCGAAACCTCCGGCCCTGCCTCGTGGCGCATCGCGCTGCCGCACAGTACGGCTGCTGTGCCCATCGCCCGCGCCCTGATCCGTACGGCGCTGGCGGAGATCGAGGTGTCCGCGGACAGCGACACGGCCGAGCTGCTCACGGCCGAGCTGGTCGCCAACGCCGTGGAGCACACCCGCGGCGGGTCCCCCATACAGCTGGTGGTGGAACTGCTGTCGACGGGGTGCCAGGTCGAGGTCCATGACTCCGACCCGGCCCCGCCCGGCGACCTGTCCCTGCCCGCGCCGGGATCCGAGCCCGATCCATGGCAGGAGCACGGCCGCGGGCTGCTGCTGCTCCGCGCACTGAGCTCGGAGTGCGGCCACCGGATGACCGCCGCGGGCAAGGCGGTCTGGTTCACGCTCCTGACGAGGAGCTGA
- a CDS encoding enoyl-CoA hydratase family protein yields MSPFSGSAPRTEDWRHLRLTTDDGVATVTLARPEKLNALTFGAYADLRDLLAELARERSVRALVLGGEGRGFCSGGDVDEIIGATLAMDTAQLLDFNRMTGQVVRALRECPFPVIAAVHGIAAGAGAVLALAADFRIADPSARFAFLFTKVGLSGGDMGAAYLLPRVVGLGHATRLLMLGEPVRAPEAERIGLLSELTDEGQADARAAELARRLAEGPALAYAQTKALLTAELDMPLAAAVELDAATQALLMNGEDYAEFHAAFTEKRPPKWQGR; encoded by the coding sequence ATGAGCCCCTTTTCCGGCTCCGCTCCACGTACCGAGGACTGGCGCCATCTGCGCCTCACGACGGACGACGGAGTCGCGACCGTCACCCTCGCCCGCCCCGAGAAACTCAACGCGCTCACCTTCGGCGCCTACGCCGACCTGCGCGATCTGCTCGCCGAGCTGGCGCGGGAGCGGTCCGTGCGGGCGCTGGTGCTCGGCGGCGAGGGCCGCGGGTTCTGCTCCGGCGGCGACGTCGACGAGATCATCGGCGCGACGCTGGCGATGGACACCGCCCAGCTCCTCGACTTCAACCGGATGACCGGCCAGGTCGTGCGGGCGCTGCGGGAATGCCCCTTCCCGGTGATCGCCGCGGTGCACGGCATCGCGGCGGGGGCCGGCGCGGTCCTCGCGCTCGCCGCGGACTTCCGTATCGCGGACCCGTCCGCCCGCTTCGCGTTCCTCTTCACCAAGGTGGGGCTCTCGGGCGGTGACATGGGCGCGGCGTATCTGCTGCCCCGGGTCGTCGGGCTCGGCCACGCCACCCGGCTGCTGATGCTCGGCGAACCGGTCCGAGCCCCCGAGGCCGAACGGATCGGCCTGCTCAGCGAGCTGACCGACGAGGGCCAGGCGGATGCGCGGGCGGCAGAGCTGGCCCGCCGGCTGGCCGAGGGACCGGCCCTGGCGTACGCGCAGACCAAGGCGCTGCTCACCGCCGAACTGGACATGCCGCTCGCCGCGGCGGTCGAGCTGGACGCGGCGACGCAGGCGCTGCTGATGAACGGCGAGGACTACGCGGAGTTCCACGCGGCCTTCACCGAGAAGCGCCCGCCGAAGTGGCAGGGGCGCTGA
- a CDS encoding bifunctional salicylyl-CoA 5-hydroxylase/oxidoreductase, translating into MTRRPPAEQPAPAPRPGTAPDIPRTPLRVAVIGGGPGGLYAAALLKRLDPARDITVWERGAPDDTFGFGVVLSDETLGGIEHADPVIYRALQDEFVRWDDIDIVHREGTLTSGGHGFAALGRRRLLEILHERCDSLGVRLRFRTPAPPAAELSPAYDLVIAADGVHSLTREAHADAFGPHIATHRCRYIWLAADFAFDAFRFEIAETEHGVMQLHGYPYAADASTVIVEMREEVWQATGLDACDEQQSADQCAKIFADALGGRPLRSHRSAWTAFRTVVNDRWSHGNTVLLGDAAHTAHFSIGSGTKLAVEDALALAACIEEQPDLPTALAAYETERRPVVESTQRAAAASLRWFEELGTYLDQPVRQFAFNLLTRSRRVTHDNLRLRDRAFTGSVERDFGCPPGTPPMFTPFTLRGLTLRNRVVVSPMDMYSAEDGVPGDFHLVHLGARALGGAGLVMTEMVCVSAEGRITPGCTGLYTPEQGAAWRRVTDFVHERAPGTAIGVQLGHSGRKGSTRLMWDGIDEPLADGNWPLSAASPLPYRPGVNQIPHALDRAGLSTVREQFAAATRRAADSGFDLLELHCAHGYLLSGFLSPLTNQRTDSYGGCLDNRLRFPLEVFDAMREAWPDDRPMTVRLSATDWAEGGTTADDAVEIARAFAAHGADAIDVSTGQVVPDEEPEYGRSYQTPYADRIRNTLSVPVIAVGAISSWDDVNSLLLAGRADLCALARPHLYDPHWTLHAAADQEYTGPGAPWPLPYRAGSRKPPTGRTDAPKPRLTLG; encoded by the coding sequence ATGACACGTCGGCCCCCCGCTGAGCAGCCCGCCCCCGCCCCGCGGCCCGGCACCGCGCCCGACATACCGCGCACCCCCCTCCGCGTCGCCGTCATCGGGGGCGGGCCGGGTGGGCTGTACGCCGCCGCGCTCCTCAAACGGCTCGACCCCGCTCGCGACATCACCGTCTGGGAACGCGGCGCCCCCGACGACACCTTCGGCTTCGGCGTCGTCCTCTCCGACGAGACCCTCGGCGGGATCGAGCACGCCGACCCTGTCATCTACCGGGCGCTCCAGGACGAGTTCGTACGATGGGACGACATCGACATCGTCCACCGCGAGGGGACTCTCACCTCCGGCGGCCACGGGTTCGCGGCGCTCGGGCGGCGCAGGCTGCTGGAGATCCTGCACGAGCGCTGCGACTCCCTCGGCGTACGGCTCCGCTTCCGCACCCCCGCCCCACCCGCCGCCGAACTCTCCCCGGCGTACGACCTCGTCATCGCCGCCGACGGCGTGCACAGCCTCACCCGCGAGGCACACGCCGACGCCTTCGGGCCGCACATCGCGACCCACCGGTGCCGCTACATCTGGCTGGCCGCCGACTTCGCCTTCGACGCCTTCCGCTTCGAGATCGCCGAGACCGAGCACGGCGTGATGCAGCTCCACGGCTACCCTTATGCCGCCGACGCCAGCACGGTCATCGTCGAGATGCGCGAGGAGGTCTGGCAGGCGACGGGTCTGGACGCCTGCGACGAGCAGCAGTCCGCGGACCAGTGCGCCAAGATCTTCGCCGACGCCCTCGGCGGCCGCCCGCTGCGCTCCCACCGATCCGCCTGGACAGCCTTCCGTACCGTCGTCAACGACCGCTGGTCGCACGGCAACACGGTCCTCCTGGGCGACGCGGCCCACACCGCCCACTTCTCCATCGGCTCCGGCACCAAGCTCGCCGTCGAGGACGCCCTCGCCCTCGCCGCCTGCATCGAGGAACAGCCCGACCTGCCCACCGCCCTCGCCGCGTACGAGACCGAGCGCCGCCCGGTCGTCGAGTCCACCCAGCGCGCGGCCGCCGCCAGCCTGCGCTGGTTCGAGGAGCTGGGCACCTATCTCGACCAGCCGGTCCGCCAGTTCGCCTTCAACCTGCTCACCCGCAGCCGCCGCGTCACCCACGACAATCTGCGGCTGCGTGACCGGGCCTTCACCGGCTCCGTCGAGCGCGATTTCGGCTGCCCGCCCGGCACACCCCCGATGTTCACCCCTTTCACGCTGCGCGGACTCACCCTGCGCAACCGGGTCGTCGTCTCCCCCATGGACATGTACAGCGCCGAGGACGGCGTCCCGGGCGACTTCCATCTCGTGCACCTCGGTGCGCGGGCTCTGGGCGGAGCAGGCCTTGTGATGACCGAGATGGTGTGTGTGAGCGCCGAGGGACGGATCACTCCCGGCTGCACCGGCCTCTACACACCCGAACAGGGCGCGGCCTGGCGCCGGGTGACCGACTTCGTCCACGAACGGGCGCCCGGCACGGCCATCGGAGTCCAGCTCGGCCACTCCGGCCGCAAGGGCTCCACCAGGCTCATGTGGGACGGCATCGACGAGCCGCTGGCCGACGGCAACTGGCCCCTTTCGGCCGCCTCACCGCTGCCGTACCGGCCCGGAGTCAACCAGATCCCGCACGCGCTGGACCGCGCCGGGCTCTCCACCGTTCGCGAGCAGTTCGCCGCCGCGACCCGGCGCGCCGCCGACAGCGGCTTCGACCTCCTCGAACTCCACTGTGCCCACGGCTACTTGCTCTCCGGCTTCCTCTCGCCCCTCACCAATCAACGGACCGACTCCTACGGCGGATGTCTCGACAACCGCCTCCGCTTCCCCCTCGAAGTCTTCGACGCCATGCGTGAGGCCTGGCCCGACGACCGGCCCATGACCGTCCGCCTCTCCGCCACCGACTGGGCTGAGGGCGGCACGACGGCCGACGACGCGGTCGAGATCGCCCGTGCCTTCGCCGCCCACGGCGCCGACGCGATCGACGTCTCCACCGGACAGGTGGTCCCCGACGAGGAGCCCGAGTACGGCCGCTCGTACCAGACCCCGTACGCCGACCGGATCCGCAACACCCTCTCCGTCCCGGTCATCGCGGTCGGCGCGATCTCGTCCTGGGACGACGTCAACTCACTCCTGCTGGCGGGCCGCGCCGACCTCTGCGCGCTGGCCCGCCCCCATCTCTACGACCCCCACTGGACGCTGCACGCGGCGGCCGACCAGGAGTACACGGGGCCGGGCGCGCCCTGGCCGCTCCCGTACCGGGCCGGCAGCCGCAAACCGCCCACCGGCCGTACGGACGCCCCGAAACCGAGGCTCACTCTGGGGTGA